In Proteus vulgaris, one DNA window encodes the following:
- a CDS encoding phage protein NinX family protein, which yields MNKYTELSDFEINKNVFIKLYGEESLKDKDMFNSFYRTDYCHNPEDAMPIIIENKISLRAPTITDRWKAEFVDEYGNYVGYIRALNKNPLRAAMEVFLMMKDAENEKV from the coding sequence GTGAATAAATACACCGAACTATCTGATTTCGAGATTAATAAAAATGTTTTTATTAAATTATATGGCGAGGAATCACTAAAAGACAAAGATATGTTTAATTCGTTTTATCGAACTGACTATTGCCATAATCCAGAAGACGCAATGCCGATTATTATTGAGAATAAAATTTCATTGCGCGCCCCAACCATAACTGATAGATGGAAAGCGGAGTTTGTAGATGAGTACGGCAACTATGTTGGATATATCAGGGCTCTCAATAAAAACCCACTACGCGCCGCTATGGAAGTTTTCTTAATGATGAAGGATGCGGAGAATGAAAAAGTATGA
- a CDS encoding YbcN family protein: MEVDFLFHESTKNTAWQHLKEVLATNQPHRIIIKPWKNKRSLSQNATFHMWCTEISKYLCKNNANYTPETVKEMLKHTFLGYEVVDMVDVTTQLTERVRTLRKTSKLDTGEMFHFMEQVERWAVGIGCFVTIPDNSQYMELKRKQNE; the protein is encoded by the coding sequence TTGGAAGTAGATTTTCTCTTCCACGAATCAACCAAAAATACCGCATGGCAACACCTCAAAGAAGTTCTAGCAACAAACCAACCACACCGAATCATCATCAAGCCTTGGAAAAACAAACGTTCATTATCTCAGAATGCCACTTTTCATATGTGGTGCACAGAGATAAGTAAATACCTATGTAAGAACAACGCCAATTACACGCCAGAAACCGTTAAGGAGATGCTTAAGCATACATTCCTCGGTTATGAGGTGGTCGATATGGTTGACGTTACTACACAGCTTACAGAGCGCGTAAGAACACTTCGGAAAACATCAAAACTTGATACGGGTGAAATGTTCCACTTCATGGAGCAGGTTGAGCGCTGGGCGGTAGGTATAGGTTGTTTCGTGACGATACCTGATAACTCTCAATATATGGAATTAAAAAGGAAACAAAATGAGTAA
- a CDS encoding Lar family restriction alleviation protein: protein MSELKKCPFCGGRGEYHYFEDLGHLVICSNTICPSNKFGYEDADEAKQAWNRRANDE from the coding sequence ATGAGCGAACTCAAGAAATGCCCGTTTTGTGGTGGACGTGGTGAATATCACTACTTCGAGGATTTGGGTCACTTGGTCATCTGCTCTAACACTATTTGCCCATCAAATAAGTTCGGATATGAAGATGCCGATGAGGCTAAGCAAGCATGGAACAGGAGAGCTAATGATGAATGA
- a CDS encoding MT-A70 family methyltransferase, producing MKKYDLILCDPPWSYNNKVSNGAADNHYNTTDLYSLSRLPIEKHSSKNAVLFMWYTGNFALEAIKLAEAWDFKVKNMFGFAWVKLNKNAGDRINKKPPEDFFDFMETLNNETKINCGNYTRQNIEMCLIATRGNGLERKSASVRQIIYSCLGEHSEKPKEVHHRLEELYGDVPRIELFAREKYGDWDVYGDQAEESIQLI from the coding sequence ATGAAAAAGTATGACTTGATATTGTGCGATCCACCTTGGTCTTACAATAACAAAGTTTCAAATGGCGCAGCAGATAATCATTACAACACCACCGACTTATATTCTCTCTCCCGATTACCAATAGAAAAACACTCCTCTAAAAATGCCGTACTGTTTATGTGGTACACCGGAAACTTTGCACTCGAAGCAATTAAATTAGCCGAAGCATGGGATTTTAAAGTTAAAAACATGTTCGGGTTCGCGTGGGTGAAATTAAATAAAAATGCAGGAGATAGAATAAATAAAAAACCGCCAGAAGATTTCTTTGACTTTATGGAAACATTAAACAATGAGACGAAAATTAATTGCGGTAATTATACCCGTCAAAATATCGAAATGTGTTTAATAGCCACTCGTGGTAATGGATTAGAGAGAAAGTCTGCCAGTGTTCGACAAATTATTTACTCATGCCTAGGCGAGCACAGCGAAAAGCCCAAAGAGGTACATCATCGTTTAGAGGAGTTATATGGAGATGTTCCACGGATAGAATTATTCGCTCGTGAGAAATACGGTGATTGGGATGTATATGGCGATCAGGCGGAAGAAAGTATTCAATTAATATAG
- a CDS encoding DUF551 domain-containing protein: protein MQGANWVKCSDKLPEVGRRVLIATDYPSVYEAVRYFGNKFNRFGQEVTATHWMPLPLPPMPEGE from the coding sequence ATGCAGGGAGCTAATTGGGTTAAGTGCTCAGATAAATTACCGGAAGTAGGGAGGAGGGTTCTTATTGCTACTGATTACCCATCTGTTTATGAGGCGGTCAGATATTTCGGTAATAAATTTAATAGATTTGGTCAAGAGGTAACAGCAACCCACTGGATGCCTTTGCCACTCCCACCAATGCCAGAGGGTGAATGA
- a CDS encoding recombinase RecT, with the protein MTNAVQKIYEVVNPLKNEFEQVCSEPSIAFKRESEFAMQIFANNDYLANVAVNNLVSVRSAIMNVSAIGISLNPAQKLAYLVPRDKKVCLDISYMGLMHIAQQSQAIKWCQSSIVRQNDNFQLTSIDTAPRHEYNAFATQEQRGEIVGAYTVVKTEDGDYLTHTMAIADIYAIRDRSSAWKAWIARKKSCPWVTDEEQMILKTVVKQAAKYWPRRERLDKAIDYVNTEAGEGIDFGSEQQEPKDITPASEDQLKAITDLMLKVNGEWSDAFFAFISKKFNHQISHPEQLTAFEANTIIDMLRKKAEGK; encoded by the coding sequence GTGACAAATGCAGTTCAAAAAATATATGAGGTTGTAAATCCTCTTAAAAATGAGTTCGAACAAGTGTGTAGCGAGCCAAGCATTGCATTCAAAAGGGAATCCGAATTTGCCATGCAAATATTCGCGAACAATGATTATCTGGCAAATGTTGCAGTTAATAATCTTGTTTCAGTTCGTAGTGCGATCATGAATGTATCAGCTATCGGAATTAGTTTAAACCCAGCGCAAAAGTTGGCTTACCTAGTTCCTAGAGACAAGAAAGTATGTCTCGATATCAGTTACATGGGCTTGATGCATATTGCTCAACAATCACAGGCTATTAAGTGGTGTCAATCAAGCATTGTTCGACAAAATGATAATTTCCAACTCACATCAATAGATACCGCACCTCGCCACGAATACAACGCCTTTGCCACTCAAGAGCAGAGGGGTGAGATTGTTGGCGCTTACACAGTAGTAAAAACAGAAGATGGAGACTATCTAACTCATACCATGGCTATTGCTGATATATACGCAATCCGTGACCGTTCATCAGCATGGAAAGCTTGGATAGCAAGGAAAAAATCCTGCCCTTGGGTAACTGATGAAGAACAGATGATTCTAAAAACAGTAGTGAAGCAGGCGGCTAAATACTGGCCACGCAGAGAACGTCTAGATAAGGCTATTGACTATGTTAACACTGAGGCTGGAGAAGGTATTGATTTTGGAAGCGAGCAACAAGAACCAAAGGACATAACGCCAGCAAGTGAGGATCAATTAAAGGCTATCACGGATTTGATGCTTAAAGTTAATGGCGAGTGGAGTGACGCATTTTTCGCATTCATTAGTAAAAAATTCAACCATCAGATATCCCATCCAGAGCAATTAACCGCATTTGAAGCCAATACCATTATCGACATGCTAAGGAAAAAGGCAGAAGGAAAATGA
- a CDS encoding CII family transcriptional regulator, with the protein MELSNERKFREIESKIMKGILVTGAREVAKRTGIHESQISRWQSQQSKTQLSFIQRCARLLVAIGYETPDDTVILQGDEARALIQMLEHVKAPKRKAPAVTEASQQMDLI; encoded by the coding sequence ATGGAACTATCAAACGAACGCAAATTTCGAGAAATCGAATCAAAAATCATGAAAGGGATACTTGTTACTGGCGCTAGAGAAGTAGCGAAAAGGACGGGTATTCACGAATCACAAATATCTCGCTGGCAATCTCAACAATCTAAAACGCAATTAAGCTTCATACAACGTTGTGCAAGGCTTTTAGTCGCTATTGGGTATGAGACACCGGATGACACAGTGATATTGCAAGGTGATGAGGCTAGAGCGTTAATTCAGATGCTTGAACATGTCAAAGCACCAAAAAGAAAAGCCCCAGCGGTAACTGAGGCTTCTCAACAAATGGACTTAATTTAA
- a CDS encoding single-stranded DNA-binding protein, whose protein sequence is MAINTITASGNLGKDCEQRWTPNGKAVASFSLPVKQGYGEHEKVSWVICKMFGSKAEKLPPHLTKGIKVTVTGEFVMEEWTSQSGEKKSAPVIIVNQLDFGGNSGNKAGSQKPQQSAHQPQAPQNEPPQDWDDPIPF, encoded by the coding sequence ATGGCAATTAACACAATAACGGCAAGTGGAAACTTAGGTAAAGATTGCGAACAACGATGGACACCAAATGGTAAAGCGGTTGCATCTTTTAGTTTGCCAGTGAAACAAGGTTACGGAGAACACGAAAAAGTATCTTGGGTTATCTGTAAGATGTTTGGCTCTAAAGCTGAAAAGCTACCTCCGCATCTAACCAAGGGAATAAAGGTTACAGTTACTGGTGAATTCGTCATGGAAGAATGGACAAGCCAGAGTGGTGAGAAAAAATCAGCACCAGTAATTATCGTTAACCAATTAGATTTTGGCGGTAACAGTGGAAATAAGGCAGGAAGCCAGAAGCCACAGCAATCAGCACATCAACCGCAAGCGCCACAAAATGAACCCCCTCAAGATTGGGATGATCCTATACCCTTCTAG
- a CDS encoding phage antirepressor KilAC domain-containing protein: MNQITTLVNSGELTMSSREIADLTGKRHDNVMADIRKMLVEIQSPEKLGDYIDTKNRTQQMLLLNKEECLCLISGYSIKLRMAIIKRWQELESQKSFIPQTLPEALRLAADLAEQKQIAEQKLAIAAPKAEFVDRYVQSTGLLGFREVSKLLKVKENFFREFLLSKRIMYKLAGKLTPYSEHLDAGRFDVKTGENQINGHAYTQVKFTPKGIQWIAGLLAREQLEAA; encoded by the coding sequence ATGAATCAAATAACTACTTTAGTAAACAGTGGTGAATTAACCATGAGTAGTCGTGAAATTGCAGACCTTACAGGCAAGAGACACGACAATGTGATGGCTGATATCCGTAAGATGTTGGTTGAAATTCAATCTCCTGAAAAGTTAGGAGATTACATAGACACTAAAAACAGAACACAGCAAATGCTTCTGCTCAACAAAGAAGAATGTTTGTGTCTGATTTCTGGTTACAGCATCAAGTTAAGAATGGCAATCATTAAACGCTGGCAAGAACTTGAATCTCAAAAATCATTCATTCCTCAAACTCTACCAGAAGCTTTACGCCTCGCTGCTGACTTAGCAGAACAAAAGCAAATCGCAGAACAGAAATTAGCAATTGCAGCGCCTAAAGCTGAATTTGTTGATCGCTACGTTCAATCTACTGGCTTACTGGGTTTTAGAGAGGTGAGCAAATTACTAAAAGTGAAAGAGAACTTCTTTAGAGAGTTTCTACTTTCAAAAAGAATTATGTACAAGCTGGCTGGTAAATTAACACCTTATTCAGAACACCTTGACGCAGGGCGTTTTGATGTAAAAACAGGTGAGAATCAAATCAACGGTCACGCATACACACAAGTTAAATTTACCCCTAAAGGTATTCAGTGGATAGCAGGTTTACTGGCTAGAGAGCAATTGGAGGCGGCATGA
- a CDS encoding lambda exonuclease family protein: MISNDIILSKTGIDLTKIEQGSEEWMSIRLGVVTASEAWKVISKPRSGTKWTDTKKTYLNTLIGEVCTGIYKEVSARTLEWGKNYELEARMTFEFYTGLTAKEVPIIFKDDQLRIACSPDGICSDGSGLELKCPNNTDVFIDLALNGIDAMKKEYVAQVQYSMWVTGKDIWHFANFDPRMPAGKEIAYFPVERDEKMMKEFDELVPEFIEAMDHGLNKLGIQFGNQWSAYGN, encoded by the coding sequence ATGATTAGTAATGACATTATTCTAAGCAAAACAGGCATCGATTTAACCAAGATAGAGCAAGGAAGCGAAGAATGGATGTCTATCAGGCTTGGCGTAGTAACTGCCTCTGAGGCATGGAAAGTTATCTCTAAGCCAAGATCAGGAACAAAATGGACAGACACAAAGAAAACATATTTAAACACCCTTATTGGTGAAGTCTGCACGGGAATTTACAAGGAGGTATCAGCAAGGACGCTGGAATGGGGTAAAAACTACGAATTAGAAGCAAGGATGACATTCGAGTTTTACACCGGATTAACGGCAAAGGAAGTGCCAATAATATTCAAAGATGATCAACTACGGATAGCTTGCTCACCAGACGGCATTTGCAGTGATGGCTCAGGATTAGAGCTTAAATGCCCGAACAACACGGACGTATTTATTGACTTAGCATTGAACGGAATCGATGCAATGAAAAAGGAATATGTGGCTCAAGTTCAATATTCCATGTGGGTTACAGGTAAGGATATCTGGCATTTTGCAAATTTTGACCCACGAATGCCGGCAGGAAAAGAAATAGCATATTTCCCTGTTGAGCGTGACGAAAAAATGATGAAAGAATTCGACGAATTAGTGCCTGAGTTTATCGAAGCAATGGATCATGGATTAAACAAGTTAGGCATTCAGTTTGGCAATCAATGGAGTGCATATGGCAATTAA
- the dcm gene encoding DNA (cytosine-5-)-methyltransferase, whose translation MIYLSLFNGISAGRLALSRAGIKFDKYYIAEIDKFANKVSEFHYPDNIQLGDVNNWREWDIDWSSVGLVTAGFPCQSWSLAGKQLGDKDERGKLFWTTLEIMGHVLENNPDAKFMLENVKMKREFEEYITLHTERALGYVNKTLINSSLLSAQNRQRYYWANFEISQPADKGILLKDIIDDDSITDREKSYCIDANYSKGTNLNQYLNKSRRQIVFRPCEPRENIKQSKDGLIHVANASDIRGNEQIKRIYSDAGKAPTLSTCQGGHREPKVSTGNLQYRKLTPTECARLQTFPDGWCENIVSNSQSYKCYGNAWTVDVIAHIFKCAYRESKHEAIRPTVNYEQSCSANI comes from the coding sequence ATGATATATTTAAGTTTGTTCAACGGTATATCCGCTGGGCGATTGGCGCTGTCTCGTGCTGGGATTAAATTTGATAAATATTACATCGCTGAAATAGATAAATTCGCCAATAAAGTATCTGAGTTTCATTATCCAGATAATATTCAGTTAGGTGACGTTAATAATTGGCGTGAGTGGGATATTGATTGGTCAAGTGTAGGTTTAGTTACAGCGGGATTTCCATGTCAGTCGTGGAGTTTGGCAGGTAAGCAATTAGGCGATAAAGATGAACGTGGTAAATTATTCTGGACGACATTAGAAATAATGGGCCATGTATTAGAAAATAATCCAGATGCTAAATTCATGCTCGAAAATGTGAAGATGAAACGTGAATTTGAAGAATATATAACATTGCATACGGAGCGTGCATTAGGTTATGTAAATAAAACTCTAATTAATAGCTCGTTATTATCAGCACAAAATAGACAACGTTATTATTGGGCTAATTTTGAGATTAGCCAGCCAGCAGATAAAGGTATTTTGCTGAAAGATATTATTGATGATGACAGTATTACTGATAGAGAAAAGTCATATTGTATTGATGCTAATTATTCGAAAGGAACAAATTTAAATCAATATCTAAATAAATCCAGACGGCAAATAGTATTTAGACCATGTGAACCAAGAGAAAATATTAAACAATCCAAAGACGGATTAATTCATGTTGCTAATGCATCTGACATTAGAGGTAACGAACAGATAAAACGCATTTACTCCGATGCTGGAAAAGCCCCGACACTGTCAACGTGTCAAGGTGGGCATAGAGAGCCAAAGGTATCAACAGGCAATCTACAATATCGCAAATTAACTCCTACTGAATGCGCGCGGTTGCAGACTTTCCCCGATGGTTGGTGTGAAAATATCGTCTCGAATTCACAGTCATATAAATGCTATGGCAACGCTTGGACTGTTGATGTTATTGCTCACATATTTAAATGTGCATATAGAGAAAGTAAACATGAAGCCATTCGTCCTACTGTTAATTATGAACAATCATGCAGTGCCAATATCTGA
- a CDS encoding XRE family transcriptional regulator, whose protein sequence is MKNTTFAERLNLAMKMRGMTQVELAESVGMAQPSVWKLTSGKAQSSRKAVEIAKSLNVDPVWLTTGGGSLPDFLQQEQDGVSKDELSVRKISEWGNGTPLDDDEVEVPYFKSIELAAGVGCTNNEDHDNFKLRFSRSTLRRYGISPSGVCAFPVHGESMEPIIPNGTTVFVNCNDKKIVDGGVYFIEQDDLFRVKVLLRQPGGKLIIRSYNSIDYPDEIADIESVKVVGRVFNMSVMLI, encoded by the coding sequence ATGAAAAATACGACATTTGCAGAAAGGCTAAATCTAGCCATGAAGATGAGAGGAATGACTCAAGTTGAACTAGCTGAGTCAGTAGGAATGGCACAACCCAGCGTCTGGAAGCTCACATCTGGAAAAGCACAAAGCTCAAGAAAAGCCGTTGAGATAGCTAAATCACTAAACGTTGATCCTGTATGGTTAACAACTGGCGGTGGCTCTCTCCCTGATTTCTTGCAACAAGAGCAGGATGGAGTTAGCAAAGATGAATTATCGGTGAGAAAAATATCAGAGTGGGGAAATGGTACACCTTTAGATGATGATGAGGTTGAGGTTCCTTATTTTAAGAGCATTGAGCTTGCAGCAGGTGTTGGTTGCACAAACAATGAAGATCACGATAACTTTAAGTTGAGATTTTCAAGATCAACCTTAAGAAGGTATGGAATATCACCAAGTGGTGTGTGTGCATTCCCTGTGCATGGCGAAAGTATGGAGCCCATTATACCTAACGGAACAACTGTTTTTGTTAATTGTAATGATAAGAAAATTGTTGATGGCGGGGTTTATTTCATTGAGCAAGATGATTTATTTAGAGTAAAAGTCCTGCTTAGACAACCAGGAGGAAAGCTCATCATAAGAAGCTATAACTCCATAGATTATCCAGATGAAATAGCAGACATTGAAAGCGTAAAGGTTGTAGGTAGGGTTTTTAATATGTCTGTAATGTTAATATAG
- a CDS encoding class I SAM-dependent methyltransferase: MFWFDKEDNRAIYSDIRTEKHILCDGRKLNITPSIIADFKNLPFPDGSFYQVIFDPPHLIRVGHNGWMFKKYGRLNKESWKDDLSKGFSEAFRVLRPGGTLLFKWNETQIPTKQILALTDQKPTIVQRVGKNDKTHWVLFIKEA, encoded by the coding sequence ATGTTCTGGTTTGACAAGGAAGATAACCGAGCAATTTACAGCGACATCCGCACAGAGAAGCATATTTTATGTGATGGCAGGAAGCTAAATATCACTCCAAGCATTATCGCTGATTTTAAAAACCTCCCCTTCCCTGACGGTTCCTTTTATCAAGTTATATTCGACCCGCCTCATTTAATAAGAGTTGGCCACAACGGATGGATGTTTAAAAAGTACGGACGATTAAATAAAGAGTCATGGAAAGACGATTTATCAAAAGGATTTAGTGAAGCATTTAGAGTGCTTAGGCCTGGTGGGACGTTACTGTTCAAATGGAATGAAACTCAAATTCCAACAAAACAAATTTTAGCACTAACAGACCAAAAACCAACAATAGTACAGCGTGTCGGCAAGAACGATAAAACGCATTGGGTGTTGTTTATTAAGGAGGCGTGA
- a CDS encoding DUF7167 family protein → MSKQMVLVARTNKVGSDSECGLGITEDEWGKLTEKEQSEYINTAIDNLVDWYVKTEG, encoded by the coding sequence ATGAGTAAGCAGATGGTTTTAGTTGCAAGGACAAACAAGGTTGGTTCTGACTCTGAGTGTGGTCTGGGTATTACTGAGGACGAATGGGGTAAATTAACCGAAAAAGAACAATCAGAATATATCAATACTGCAATTGATAATCTTGTTGATTGGTATGTGAAGACAGAGGGATAA
- a CDS encoding replication protein P, producing MKTNLATAIANRDAGALARMAQSSTPQKVVNNHAEQLVDVLFRNLKQIFPASVNTIFKNESEELTAKRQWIAAFAENGITTREQLQNGMRHARASDNPFWPAVGQFIKWCKEEDYIALGLPDEDQLYELYREYCKMRGWREMKWPSNACYWMVTKIYSEMRSKSLTDSEVKKLCAKELRFMTARIKSGETIPAPVLQVEHKVTPTSRNKSLSIIASLKQKHGFR from the coding sequence ATGAAGACTAATCTGGCTACTGCAATCGCTAATCGTGATGCAGGCGCATTGGCTAGAATGGCTCAGAGTAGCACCCCGCAAAAAGTTGTAAATAATCATGCTGAGCAACTAGTCGATGTATTATTCCGAAATCTGAAACAAATATTTCCAGCCTCAGTAAACACCATTTTCAAAAACGAGTCAGAGGAACTTACTGCAAAACGACAATGGATCGCCGCCTTTGCAGAAAATGGAATTACTACCAGAGAGCAACTTCAAAACGGTATGCGACATGCTAGAGCAAGTGATAACCCTTTCTGGCCTGCTGTTGGTCAATTTATCAAGTGGTGCAAGGAAGAGGATTATATAGCTCTTGGTTTGCCTGACGAGGATCAGCTTTACGAGCTCTATCGAGAATACTGCAAAATGCGTGGCTGGCGTGAAATGAAATGGCCCTCAAACGCTTGCTACTGGATGGTTACCAAAATTTACTCTGAGATGCGAAGTAAAAGCCTAACTGATAGCGAGGTTAAAAAGCTTTGCGCCAAAGAGTTACGGTTCATGACGGCAAGAATCAAATCAGGTGAAACTATTCCAGCGCCAGTGCTTCAGGTCGAACACAAAGTCACACCAACAAGTCGCAATAAATCACTGTCAATAATCGCAAGTTTGAAGCAAAAGCATGGCTTCAGATAA
- a CDS encoding DUF7279 family protein, whose protein sequence is MSEPVEVMVYYVNFNTNSRFWMLKINAGWIEEHYKFPCKPTKRQIRKKKKEWIQEAKYWIEVYAEMQGG, encoded by the coding sequence GTGAGTGAACCAGTAGAAGTCATGGTCTATTACGTTAACTTCAATACGAATAGCAGATTTTGGATGTTAAAAATAAATGCAGGCTGGATTGAGGAGCACTATAAATTCCCATGCAAACCAACTAAAAGACAAATCCGCAAAAAGAAAAAAGAATGGATCCAAGAAGCTAAATATTGGATAGAGGTATACGCAGAAATGCAAGGAGGTTAA
- a CDS encoding cell envelope biogenesis protein TolA, which produces MANELVVIEQATALDLFTAPEKVNQMLEHIKSLAEEERKELDSDFSVAKNRKAFASLAYKVAQTKTYIDKEGKAVVDKLKELPKKVDASRKIFRDELDALSTDIRKPLTEWEAQEKAREEAEALKKQIEVDHEEALQMNELFDLRKAEEERQRIAREEEMKRQAAEQARIEAERKAQQEIEASAKREREAKEAAERAEREKQEAIQRAEQVAKEAKEKAERDAKEALERAEREKQLAIEAERKKAQEAEQARLAEEERKSQEEAKRQADKEYQKTVNNKAMQDLIDAGIPEECAKNCIIAIAKNLVSNVKIHY; this is translated from the coding sequence ATGGCAAATGAATTAGTCGTAATTGAACAAGCAACGGCGCTGGATTTGTTTACAGCACCAGAAAAAGTAAATCAGATGCTAGAGCACATTAAATCTCTTGCAGAAGAAGAACGAAAAGAACTCGACAGTGATTTCTCAGTAGCTAAAAACCGAAAGGCTTTTGCATCTCTGGCGTACAAAGTTGCTCAAACAAAAACGTATATCGACAAGGAAGGTAAAGCGGTTGTCGATAAGTTAAAAGAGCTACCTAAAAAAGTTGATGCTAGCCGTAAGATATTTCGTGACGAACTAGATGCATTAAGCACAGATATTCGCAAGCCACTAACAGAGTGGGAAGCACAAGAAAAAGCTCGCGAAGAAGCCGAAGCGCTTAAGAAGCAAATCGAAGTTGATCATGAAGAAGCTCTGCAAATGAACGAGCTGTTTGATTTACGCAAAGCTGAAGAAGAACGCCAGCGCATTGCTCGTGAAGAAGAAATGAAGCGACAAGCTGCGGAACAGGCGAGAATCGAAGCTGAACGTAAAGCACAGCAAGAAATTGAAGCATCAGCTAAGCGTGAGCGTGAAGCAAAAGAAGCCGCCGAACGTGCAGAGCGTGAAAAGCAAGAAGCTATTCAACGTGCAGAGCAAGTGGCAAAAGAAGCTAAGGAAAAGGCTGAACGTGATGCTAAAGAAGCACTGGAACGAGCAGAACGCGAGAAGCAATTAGCTATCGAAGCTGAGCGTAAGAAAGCACAGGAAGCAGAACAAGCGCGATTAGCAGAAGAAGAACGTAAGAGTCAGGAAGAGGCTAAACGTCAGGCTGATAAGGAATATCAGAAAACAGTTAACAATAAAGCCATGCAAGATTTAATTGATGCTGGCATTCCAGAAGAGTGCGCCAAGAATTGCATTATCGCTATCGCTAAAAACCTAGTATCAAACGTGAAAATTCACTACTAA
- a CDS encoding replication protein, with amino-acid sequence MTNTAEVFQFPAIQQETKRVADTDDGYTRIANELLESLSCCNLTVRQLRVMLTIIRKTYGFGKKVDRISDSQLADVSGLSRQNVNKAKKELISMNYLILEGNKIGVNKEVSAWKNQSRDCVSNLKTKKVSNLETNDVSDLETHKRNTLKKKEITNISSENSNESSDRPSEKVLAVKPDAVVSSPKGNKWGNADDLKAAQWIYSQVLIVSPTAKEPNWSTWANDIRLMRQLDGHTHQDICRMFKWANRDSFWCSNVLSPAKLREKWDTLTMQSQQPNRGKRQVDPEPAQSWNTREAWENDFI; translated from the coding sequence ATGACGAATACAGCGGAAGTATTCCAGTTCCCTGCGATACAGCAGGAGACAAAGAGAGTGGCAGATACTGATGATGGATATACGAGAATTGCCAATGAATTACTTGAATCACTTTCCTGCTGTAATTTAACTGTTAGGCAGCTAAGAGTGATGTTAACGATTATCAGAAAAACCTATGGGTTTGGCAAAAAAGTAGACCGTATATCCGATTCTCAATTAGCTGACGTATCTGGACTATCAAGACAGAACGTTAACAAGGCAAAGAAAGAATTGATTTCAATGAATTACCTCATTCTTGAGGGTAATAAAATTGGGGTTAATAAAGAGGTTTCAGCATGGAAAAATCAATCTAGAGACTGTGTCTCTAACTTGAAGACTAAAAAAGTCTCTAACTTAGAGACAAATGATGTCTCTGACTTGGAGACACACAAAAGAAATACTTTAAAGAAAAAAGAAATAACTAATATATCGTCCGAGAATTCTAACGAATCCTCTGACAGGCCATCTGAAAAAGTTTTAGCCGTTAAGCCTGATGCGGTTGTTAGCTCACCCAAAGGTAACAAGTGGGGAAATGCTGATGACCTGAAAGCCGCTCAATGGATTTACTCGCAAGTCCTGATAGTAAGTCCTACGGCTAAGGAGCCTAACTGGTCAACATGGGCTAACGATATTCGTCTGATGAGGCAGTTAGACGGGCATACCCACCAAGATATTTGCAGAATGTTTAAATGGGCTAATCGTGACTCGTTCTGGTGTAGCAACGTGTTATCTCCCGCAAAGTTGCGTGAGAAATGGGACACATTGACCATGCAGAGCCAACAACCCAATCGAGGTAAGCGACAGGTTGATCCTGAACCAGCACAGAGCTGGAATACTCGTGAAGCATGGGAGAATGATTTTATATGA
- a CDS encoding transcriptional regulator: MRNKLIDKAIGMVGSQQKLAEICNVKQPSVWAWLHGKKKPSATSAKRIELATNGAIQANKLRPDLHEIFGEV, encoded by the coding sequence ATGAGAAATAAATTAATTGACAAGGCTATTGGCATGGTTGGTAGTCAGCAAAAACTGGCTGAGATATGTAACGTAAAACAACCTTCTGTATGGGCTTGGTTACATGGAAAGAAAAAACCATCTGCCACTAGCGCAAAGCGCATTGAATTAGCAACTAATGGAGCTATTCAAGCAAACAAATTAAGACCTGATTTACACGAAATATTTGGCGAAGTTTAA